The DNA sequence AGGCCAATTCCTGCACCTGCCCCGGATCGCTGCGCCAGAACCGCCGGACATTATCCCGATATTTTCCGTTCCATTCAACCCAGAGCACCGGAAAGTTGCCGACCTGATACCCGCCGGGCCCGAGGTCCCACGGCTCGGCTATCAGTTTCACCTGTGAGAGGATCGGGTCCTGATGAATGATGTCGAAGAAGGCGCCCAGTCGATCCACCTCATGCAGTTCGCGCGCCAGGACCGAAGCCAGATCGAACCTGAATCCGTCCACGTGCATCTCGGTCACCCAATAGCGGAGGCTGTCCATGATGAGCCGCAGTACTTCCGAATTCATCATGTTGGGCGAATTGCCGCATCCGCTGAAATCCATGTAGTAGCGCCTGTCATTAGCGACCAGATTGTAATAACTGCTGTTGTCGATTCCCCGAAACGACAGCGTCGGCCCGAGATGGTTCCCCTCGCCCGTGTGGTTGTAGACAACATCGAGGATCACCTCGATCCCGCCGCGATGCAGCATCTTGACCATGTTTTTGAATTCAGTTACTTGCTGGCCGAGGTTCCCCGCGCTCGAATAGCAGGCGTCCGGTGCGAAGAAACCGATCGAATTGTAGCCCCAGTAGTTGGTCAGCCCCTTGTCCACCAGATGCTTGTCGGCAATGAACTGGTGAACCGGCAATAACTCGATCGCCGTTATCCCCAGGCCACGGAGATATTCCACGATCGCCGGATGCGCCAAACCGGCGTATGTCCCACGCATTTCAGCCGGAACGTCCGGATGCCGCATCGTAAAGCCCCTCACGTGCGCTTCATAAATGATCGTCCGGTGCCAAGGTATCCGGGGCTGCACATCTCCCTCCCAGTCGAACTCGGGATCGACCACAACACATTTGGGAAGGAACGGCGCGCTGTCTCCATCGGCTTTCGCAAAATCTTCCGACTCGTGCCCTAAGTGATAGCCGAACAAGGAATCGTCCCAATTTATCCTTCCGGCGATGGCCCGCGCATACGGATCGAGCAGAAGTTTCGCCGGGTTGAATCGGTTTCCCTCTGCCGGATTGTAAGCGCCATGCACGCGGTATCCATAAAGCTGTCCCGGTTTTATGCCGGGAATATAGCCATGCCAAATGCGGTCGGTATAGCCTGTCAGTTGTACGCGCTCTGACTCGCTCGCCTCGAATGCCTTATCAAAGAGGCATAAATCCACCCTCTCGGCATTAGTGGAGAAAAGCGCAAAGTTGGTACCACTCTCGTCAACGGTGGCGCCAAGCGGATATGGTTTTCCGGGCCATAACTCCATTTTCCGGCTCCTCTCTTTTCTACAAATATGACCTATTGGTTTTCAGTTGCCATAAGCTATAACCCGAAGTTTCAAAAGCGAGCGAAAGAAGACTGCAAGTGTCTTAATTTCAATCAGTCGGTGCCGGGCCGGGCCACTGCGTCATCGTCCTCGTTCTCCCATCTATCTCGTATGTCCTTGGAAAACAAGAGAATACAGCAGGTCCTGTATGGACCTGAAAGTTGGCACTCCTTATGCACAACGAGAAGGCAAGGAACGAAAGGAAGGTGGGTTAGATGGCTCTTAACAGATATTCAGGAAGGACCCAAAGATGGAACCCAGTTGCTGATTTGCTGGAGCTTGCCGACCTCTACGGCGGAAGAATGCTGGATGTGCCGGATTTCTTCCAGAACGGCGGAGCGTGGCATCCGGCAGTCGACATGCTCGAAGACAATGATACCGTCTTCGTAAAGATGGATTTGCCCGGCTTGAGCAAAGATGACATAAACATCTCGTTCGACGGCCATATCCTCTCAATCACAGGAGTTCGGAAAGAAGAGGAAATGAAGGAGGGCGCGAGCTACCGGTCGAGGGAACGATTCACCGGCGAATTCCACCGGTACATTCACATTCCGGCGGAAATCTCCTCGGATAAACTGGCTGCCACATTCAAAGACGGCGTCCTGGAGGTTTCACTGCCGAAATCCGAAAAAAATAAACTGAGAAAGATTGCCATTCAATCGGGAGAAGCGACTAAGTAGAGACTGTCTACAGTTGATTCGCGCGCTTCGTTGCGATGGGGACAGTGAATCTGTCCGACGATTGATTGAGTGGTTGTTGCTTCGGGGACAGGCACCAGGGTCGCAGACCCGTATCTACGAATTCAAAAAGGCATGAATTCCGTAAATGGAGCCAGTCCCCTTCGCTTCGGCCAGTCCCCATCGCTATCGGCGGACAGATTGACAGTCCCGCATCTATCCCGCGGGGACGCGGGATCACGCGAGACGTGACTTCCCAAGCGAGGCGCGCGGTCAGCTTGGGCGCTTCGCTCAGCGAGCAGGCGAATTTTATCCTGGGACAGTCCCCATCGCTCAAGAGCCCGATTCAGAGAAAGCGCCGGCGTTTCTCGCGCCGGCGCCTTATTTTCTCAAAACAGGAGGCGCCCACCGATTATAACCCTAAGGCAAACGGGATCTTCTACTAAATATAGGCCTAAAATTGTCTTCAATACTATATATTGTATTTTTTGCTTGACAAAATAAGCAACTGAGGTTATACTATCCCTAAAATTCCATCGGTCCCAAGTCTCTTGCGGCGCTTCCGTCATTCTGGAGACGTAACTTATGTACTTTAAACAGCTTGAACTATTTGGGTTCAAGTCTTTCGCGCAGAAAACCACTCTGCAACTCGAACCTGGAGTCTCGGCGGTGGTTGGCCCGAACGGGTGCGGCAAAAGCAATATCGGCGACGCCGTCCGCTGGGTCCTCGGCGAGCAGAAGATGCGCATCCTCCGCGGGCAGCACATGGAGGATGTCATTTTCAACGGGAGCGACGACCGGCATCCGCTCGGGATGGCCGAGGTGTCGCTCATTATCGATAATTCCGACGGGAAACTGCCGCTGGATTATACGGAAGTCAGCGTCACCCGGCGCTTGTTCCGCTCGGGAGAGAGCGAATATTACATCAACAAGTTGCCCTGCCGGAGAAAAGACGTTGTCGAATTGTTCATGGGAACCGGCATCGGCGCCGATTCCTATTCTCTTATTGAACAGGGTCGGATCGATCTTGTTCTCAGCTCCAAACCCGAGGAACGCCGATACATCTTCGAGGACGCGGCCGGAATTATCAAGTATAAGAGCCGCAAGGACACCGCCCTGCGGAAACTGGAACGGGCGGATGCTAATCTTTTGCGCCTGCAGGACACCATCATCGAGGTGCGCCGCCAGATCAATTCGCTGAAACGACAGGCCAACGCCGCACAGCGATATCGCCAGTCGCGCGACGAACTGCGCGCACTCGAATTGCGACTGGCTCTTGTCAAATACCGACAGCTTGACCATGAACGAAGCGAGCTGTTGAATAAAGCGAATAATCTGAACGAGCAACTCTCGGAAATTGCCAGCAAGCAAGCCGCCGAAGAGGCAAAAATCGAAGCGACCCGGTTGAAATTGCACGAGATCGAGAAAACGTTTTCATCCAAGCAGGGGCAAGCGCGCGAACATCAGAGCGCAATCGATCGCCTGGAAAATCAGGTTGCCCTCTTGCGCGAGAAGATCTCCGCTCTTGCAGATTTGGAAAAACGAAGCGTGCTCGAAATAGAAGAACTCGAGGCCTTGAAAGTTGCTCATGCCGATTCCTCCCGCGTCGCAAGCGAACAAGAATCCGCAGTGCTGCAGGAGGCGGCGAACGCGAAGGATCTTCTTGATGAAAAAGAGACACAGCTCGCCGCGTTGAATGAACAACTTGCCGACTGCGAGCGCCGCCTCGAAAAGATGCGCTCGCTCTCCGTCGAAAAACTCAATCGCAAGGTGAACCTGCAAAACGAACTGCGAGGCGCCGAGAGCAACCTTCAAGAACTCGAAAAGAGAAAGAGCAGGACGAACGAACAGAAAAGCCAGGTCGAACAGAACCTGCACCAGTGTCGCCTTCGACTGAGCGAGACCAGGAACCTTTCCAACTCCCTCCGCGCCGCCCTGGCCTCGCTCAGCTCGAATATAGACTCTCTGACCGGCGAAATCGCCTCGAAGGAACAAGAACTGGAACAATCCATCCTCTCGCACGATCTCGTCCGCGATTCTCTGAGCGCCGCGCGCTCGAAGCTGGCTTCCATCGAGGAATTGCGCGACAGGTTCGAGGGGTACGAAGACGGCGTGCGCGCCGTCATGCGCGCCAAACAGCAGGCGGAACCTCGCGCAGAAGGCGTTCTCGGAACGGTTGCCGAGCTGTTTCACAGCCAGCGCGAACATGAAGCGGCTTTGGAGGCCGCCCTTGGACACAGGCTTCAGCACATCGTGGTGGAAGATGTCCAGGCCGCGCGTCGATGCGCCGAACTCCTCGATGAGACCAAGTCCGGCCGCGCGAGCTTCATCCCGTTGTCGCTCTTCAAAACAAATGGCCACGTGCGGGAACCGCTGGCTGAGGACGATGAAATCATCGATTGGGCGGCGAATCTGGTGACGTGCCAGGAGCGACTGCGCCCGTTGGCCGAGATACTCCTGCGCCGAACACTCGTTCTTACCTCGATCGAGCGCGCGCTCGCGGTAGCCTCATCTCGCGAACCCGCACATAAGCCGGGGAACGGCTCTTCCAAAAACGGCGAATTTCATAATATGAACCTGGTGACGATCGAGGGTGATGCGGTTTCGCGTCTTGGTATCATCAGTTCGGGCGCTCACGGCCAGGGGCGGGGACTCCTGGGAAGAAAAAATGAAATCGATGAATTGAATGAATCGATTGCGCGCCTGACGGCCGAAGCCGAGGCCGGCATCCAAAAGATTTCCCGCCTGAAACAGGAACTGGAAAATCAGCGCAAGCTTCTGCAGGATCTGCATTCGACGACCAACTCACGCGGAATCGAACTTGCCAAAGCCGAGGGCGACGAGCAGCAAGTAACCGAAACACTTACCCGCATGGAGCGGGAGCGCGACGTGCTGGATAAGGAGCACGCGTATGCGGCGGAAGAGTTGGTGGTTATTGAACAGCGGCGCCGGGAGACTCTGCAACAGATCGAGCAAGCTCATCTTGCGGAGGCCCAGCTCAACGAAACACTCAGCAGTACCGGTTCCTTGCTTGCCGAATTGAAAGTACAAAAAGAACAGCTAACCGCCGGAATAACCGATTTCAAGGTGTCCGTCTCGGAGCTGAACCTGAAATGCCAGGCGCTGCGACAGGAACTCGCCCGGCTCAAAAACGAGATCGCGGAGGCCGACCGAAAGATAGAGGAGAAACGGAATCAGCTCGATCGGGCCCGCGAAGCGAGCAGGCGGCACAGCGAAGAGATCGATCTGGTTCGCTCGGAAATCCAGCGCGTATTCGAGCAGAAGCGCCTGCTGGATGCGGAAGTGGTTCAGCTCGAGGAACAGAAGACCCAGGTCCAAAATGAACTGGGTGAACTGGAGAATATGCTCCGCCACACCCGGCACGTATCCCAGGAACTCGGAGATCAGCACCATCAGGCCGAAATCAATCTCGCTCAGATCGGCGAAAAGATTTCGCACGTGAAAGAAAAAACGATCAATGATTACCGCCTCTCGATCTCCGAAGTCGCACAGGAGATACAGGTCGAAGAAGGATTCGACGAGCAGGCCGCCTCGGAGGAGGCCCTGCGGCTGCGGACAAAAATCGAATCGATGGGGCCGGTCAATCTGATAGCGATCGAGGAGTTCGAAGAATTTCAGCACCGGTACGATTTTCTCATTCAACAGGAAACGGACCTGCGCAAGGCCAAGGAGTCGCTCCTCGGTATCATCAAGAAGATCAACGAAACGACACAGGAAATGTTCGTTCAGACCTTCGAGCAGATTCAGGTGCATTTCTATGATATCTTCCGCCACCTCTTCGGCGGAGGCCGCGCCAGCGTCTCGCTCCTCGATCCATCGGCTCCGCTCGAGAGCGGCATCGAGATCAGCGTGCACCCGCCGGGGAAAAAACCGCAAAACATCTCTGTTCTCTCCGGCGGCGAAAAAGCGCTTACCGCGATCGCCCTTCTTTTCGCCATCTTCAGGACCAAGCCGAGCCCGTTCTGCCTTCTTGATGAAGTGGATGCCCCGCTCGATGACAGCAACATCCTGCGCTTCGCGCGCCTGGTGAAGCTGTTCTCCGAAAATGTTCAGTTCATTCTGGTCA is a window from the Candidatus Abyssobacteria bacterium SURF_5 genome containing:
- the glgX gene encoding glycogen debranching enzyme GlgX; this translates as MELWPGKPYPLGATVDESGTNFALFSTNAERVDLCLFDKAFEASESERVQLTGYTDRIWHGYIPGIKPGQLYGYRVHGAYNPAEGNRFNPAKLLLDPYARAIAGRINWDDSLFGYHLGHESEDFAKADGDSAPFLPKCVVVDPEFDWEGDVQPRIPWHRTIIYEAHVRGFTMRHPDVPAEMRGTYAGLAHPAIVEYLRGLGITAIELLPVHQFIADKHLVDKGLTNYWGYNSIGFFAPDACYSSAGNLGQQVTEFKNMVKMLHRGGIEVILDVVYNHTGEGNHLGPTLSFRGIDNSSYYNLVANDRRYYMDFSGCGNSPNMMNSEVLRLIMDSLRYWVTEMHVDGFRFDLASVLARELHEVDRLGAFFDIIHQDPILSQVKLIAEPWDLGPGGYQVGNFPVLWVEWNGKYRDNVRRFWRSDPGQVQELAYRLTGSSDLYEHGGRRPYASINFITAHDGFTLNDLVSYNEKHNEANKEDNRDGTNENLSWNCGEEGLTENQGIVALRERQKRNFMATLMLSQGVPMLLAGNEISRTQMGNNNTYCQDNELSWINWELTAAQRELLDFTRLLTRLFHEHPVFRRRHFFQGRQIRGSEVNDLTWFKPDGTEMNEQDWSNPNCRCLGIRLSGDAIEETDEQGNRIIDHTFLWLLNADHSPISFILPACREDINWELVLDTREMPGKSFEAPGFTPYQLEALSMALFRRESDLEGKTAKRRAARPKGAKPAKTHRSKAKRASRK
- a CDS encoding Hsp20/alpha crystallin family protein, which encodes MALNRYSGRTQRWNPVADLLELADLYGGRMLDVPDFFQNGGAWHPAVDMLEDNDTVFVKMDLPGLSKDDINISFDGHILSITGVRKEEEMKEGASYRSRERFTGEFHRYIHIPAEISSDKLAATFKDGVLEVSLPKSEKNKLRKIAIQSGEATK
- the smc gene encoding chromosome segregation protein SMC; the protein is MYFKQLELFGFKSFAQKTTLQLEPGVSAVVGPNGCGKSNIGDAVRWVLGEQKMRILRGQHMEDVIFNGSDDRHPLGMAEVSLIIDNSDGKLPLDYTEVSVTRRLFRSGESEYYINKLPCRRKDVVELFMGTGIGADSYSLIEQGRIDLVLSSKPEERRYIFEDAAGIIKYKSRKDTALRKLERADANLLRLQDTIIEVRRQINSLKRQANAAQRYRQSRDELRALELRLALVKYRQLDHERSELLNKANNLNEQLSEIASKQAAEEAKIEATRLKLHEIEKTFSSKQGQAREHQSAIDRLENQVALLREKISALADLEKRSVLEIEELEALKVAHADSSRVASEQESAVLQEAANAKDLLDEKETQLAALNEQLADCERRLEKMRSLSVEKLNRKVNLQNELRGAESNLQELEKRKSRTNEQKSQVEQNLHQCRLRLSETRNLSNSLRAALASLSSNIDSLTGEIASKEQELEQSILSHDLVRDSLSAARSKLASIEELRDRFEGYEDGVRAVMRAKQQAEPRAEGVLGTVAELFHSQREHEAALEAALGHRLQHIVVEDVQAARRCAELLDETKSGRASFIPLSLFKTNGHVREPLAEDDEIIDWAANLVTCQERLRPLAEILLRRTLVLTSIERALAVASSREPAHKPGNGSSKNGEFHNMNLVTIEGDAVSRLGIISSGAHGQGRGLLGRKNEIDELNESIARLTAEAEAGIQKISRLKQELENQRKLLQDLHSTTNSRGIELAKAEGDEQQVTETLTRMERERDVLDKEHAYAAEELVVIEQRRRETLQQIEQAHLAEAQLNETLSSTGSLLAELKVQKEQLTAGITDFKVSVSELNLKCQALRQELARLKNEIAEADRKIEEKRNQLDRAREASRRHSEEIDLVRSEIQRVFEQKRLLDAEVVQLEEQKTQVQNELGELENMLRHTRHVSQELGDQHHQAEINLAQIGEKISHVKEKTINDYRLSISEVAQEIQVEEGFDEQAASEEALRLRTKIESMGPVNLIAIEEFEEFQHRYDFLIQQETDLRKAKESLLGIIKKINETTQEMFVQTFEQIQVHFYDIFRHLFGGGRASVSLLDPSAPLESGIEISVHPPGKKPQNISVLSGGEKALTAIALLFAIFRTKPSPFCLLDEVDAPLDDSNILRFARLVKLFSENVQFILVTHNKRSMELADVLYGITMEERGVSQIVSVKLKKPQPAAFEFLEPTAAT